The following coding sequences lie in one Pontibacter sp. G13 genomic window:
- a CDS encoding purine-nucleoside phosphorylase, which yields MEKKLTEAFEYIRKQYSGTPEIGIVLGTGLGGLVAEIEEEKVIPYNFIPHFPISTVESHFGKLIFGKIGDKPVVAMQGRFHYYEGYSMQEITFPIRIMKMLGIHTLFISNASGGMNLDYKCGDLMIIDDHINLQNANPLVGPNMDEFGPRFPDMSRPYDPELIQKAEDIAGEKGYRVHKGVYVGVTGPNLETRAEYRFLHRIGADVVGMSTVPEVIVARHMDLRVCAISVITDECDPDDLHPVSIEDVIAVANEAEPKLTDILATLIKGL from the coding sequence ATGGAAAAGAAACTCACAGAAGCATTTGAATATATCCGCAAGCAATACAGCGGAACCCCTGAAATCGGCATTGTGCTAGGAACCGGCCTTGGTGGCCTTGTCGCAGAAATCGAGGAGGAAAAGGTCATTCCCTATAATTTCATCCCACATTTCCCGATCTCAACTGTTGAAAGCCATTTCGGTAAATTGATTTTCGGGAAAATCGGCGATAAGCCCGTCGTGGCCATGCAGGGACGCTTTCACTACTATGAAGGCTATAGCATGCAGGAGATCACGTTTCCGATCCGCATCATGAAAATGTTGGGCATTCATACGCTATTTATCTCCAATGCTTCTGGCGGAATGAATCTGGATTACAAATGTGGAGACTTGATGATTATCGATGATCATATCAACCTCCAAAATGCCAATCCATTGGTCGGGCCCAACATGGATGAATTTGGTCCCCGATTCCCAGATATGAGCCGCCCGTATGATCCTGAACTGATTCAAAAGGCTGAGGATATTGCCGGAGAAAAAGGATACCGTGTTCACAAAGGCGTATATGTCGGCGTGACAGGCCCCAATCTGGAAACTCGCGCGGAATATCGTTTCTTGCACAGAATTGGTGCTGACGTTGTCGGAATGTCAACGGTACCAGAAGTGATTGTCGCTCGCCACATGGATTTGCGGGTATGCGCCATTTCGGTGATTACAGATGAATGCGATCCCGACGATCTCCACCCTGTTTCCATTGAGGACGTCATTGCTGTGGCCAATGAAGCCGAGCCTAAACTGACCGATATTCTCGCTACACTGATCAAGGGTCTCTAG